The Methanosarcina barkeri str. Wiesmoor DNA segment ATCTTTGTCAAGTACGTAACAGCGCAGGTTTTCTCCTTCAAATTCCACATCAGAAATTGTATGAGGGGAAGCAATAGACCCATATTCTATCTCTTGTCCTTCAAGAGCTGGGCCTGCGGCAGCCGAGCCTGTATATATAACGCCGTTTGCTTTAAGAGCCATTTCAGCATTTGTTCCGTAATCCGTTGCAATCGCTACGTCATTACTCTCAATCATGCCAGCCTTTACAATAAGAGCAAGAGCATCGGCTCCGACTTCGTGTTTAATTGCCGGGGGCACAAATAGTTTGCAATTTGTAGCTTCTTCAAATCCCTCTATTTCTGCCAGGGGTATTATGCGAGCATCCCTGTTTTGCTCTTCTATGTGATATTTTTGCTTTTTACGCTCTCCGGCGTATGCCAGGTCTTCGATCGGAATACCCTGGAAGATTGAAAGCTGAATTGGGTTTCCGCAAATTGAAAATTTTTCCATTTCTGCCAGGTTCACTCCAAGTTCAGCAAGAATATTCTTTACCGCGGTTGCCGAGAGCCCGTGAGCCTTATCAAGCCCGTAGTGGATTGCAAAATCAAGATGATCCATTACGTTTGCTCCGGGCAGGGGATTTCTCAGTGTTATGACGGTTTTCTTAATCTCACCGGTCTCCAGGTCAATTTTCTGAGCCCTAAAACCGCTGGTTCCGAGGTCAATTGCAACTCCTATTCTCATATCTTAACCTCCTCCAAAAAAAGTTTAAGATTTGTTAGCCAGTACGTTTTAGACATATTCTTAGTTTAATATATTTAGATAAGTATTATGTTGAATAAGATCTAAAGATATTTAACTGAATTGTTTGTTCTGAACGACTCTTCTCAGTTCATAGACTGTCAGAGTCTGGCTCTAGAGCTTTCACTCATCCTGCCAAAACTAAAAAAATATGATGTAGAACACAATTCCAGGCATTCTAAAATCTTTAAAACTATGGAATGTGTCCTTAAAAAAATAAAGAAATTTTTGTGCCTTTTCAGGCGTAGTACTCGTCTCTTGCTGCGACCAAAGCTTTGACATTTTCGAGAGGAGTCATGGGTGCAATCCCACAGCCAGGTGCAAGCACATCTATGCCGCCTTCAAGAGCTACTTTTGCTTCAGCTTTTATCTTATCAATAGGTCCAGGCAGCAGGGTAAAAGGACTGGAAATATTTCCTACTAATCTTGCTCTGTCTCCAATGATTTTCTTTCCTTCCGCTGCGGTACCGATCTTTTCTTCGACGCTGAGTCCTTCAAAACCGCAGTCTGCCATGTCGCTGAGGATCGCGTTAACCTTACCACAGATGTGGAGTACAGTCACGGAGTTAACACCAGCGGAAAACTTCTGTAATCTTGACTGGAGGAACTGTTTAAATGTTTCCGGGCTCATGAGGTCAGGAGAAGCGACAGGGTCTGCAATAGCGATAACATCTGCACCAGCTTCGACCATTGCGTTTGCATAGGCGATTGCAGCTTCTGCGGAGATATCAAGAGCCTGTTCGAAGAGGTCAGTTTTTTTAATGGACCATTTCATGAAGGATTTTACACTTATCAGGTCGGAAGCTAGTGTAACCGGGCCTTCCATACCTCCGATAATTGGTACATCAGGTCCTACTTTTTCCCTGACAATTTTAATGGCTTCGAGCACGGCTGGAATTCTGTTTCTCTGCAGGAGATCTGCAGGGACGACTGCGCCATCGAGGTTTTTGGGGTAGGGGCTAGCGGTGACAGACGGCTGCCTGTTCTTGGTACCCATGTTGATTTCACAGCCCATTGCTTCACCAAGAACGGTAAGACAGTAGGGAAGCCTTACAGCTTCAAGTCCACTAAGTTCATAGTTAGCAATTGCCAGTTTTGCCATAAGTTCGGGATTGGTGTGAGCTTCAGGCCAGGCAGCTCCAACTTTATCCATAAGTTCTACAATCCCGGTCTGGGTTACGGAGCAGACAGGTACTTTGTCAACGGGCTTGCCTTCAAGGGCAGCTAAGAGTCTCGTTTTAAGTGTAAATTCGCTCATAGTCATACCTTTTTAATTTATCTCTATTTATTTTTATTAAATTTTATTGCCTACTTGACAATATTATTGTTCAGACCTTTTAAATCCAAAATGTTTCACGCCCCGGAATAGAAAATCCAGAGTTTTGAAACACAGTTAAAATCTTAGGTTTCACCTGAAAACTCAAAAATAAATTTGAATCTCCCTTTCCACCTCGCCCGAGCAGAGATAGAAACCAGGGCACTAAAAATAATTCTCAGGCTCCTTTGATACATTAGAGTACGGGCATTTTTTTAGTTAACAACTTATAAAAGCTATTTGTCAAGAATATTTTTTTATCATATTTTTAATAAACGAGGTCATAAATTTCGATCTCGTTGTTCAGTTTTAAACAGTGGCTAGATTCTACACTTTTTCACCTTACTCTGTTAATGGATCAGGTCTGATCTGATAAAGAATCAAGTGCAATTTATTTCTACCTTATTTCTTCTTTTACTTTGCTCCCTCTTTTACTTTGGATTTCGAGATGTTTTTCAGAATCTATGTCAAGCTTCTTATTCTTGTATCTCATTGAATCACAATGGGGATTCGATGGGGAAGAATCTGACTGGCGGTAACAGCAAGATTTGTTCTCCCCAGGGGAACGAACATAGTATTCCACTTTTGGAGTTTCTTCAAAAGTTAAACGTTGACGAAAATGGACTGAGTGAGCAGGAAGCTACCAGTCGGCTCAAAGAATGTGGAGACAATGTTCTTGAAGAAACAGGGAAAGAGAGCATAATAAATAAGTATCTCAGGCAGTTCCGGAATTTATTCTCTATCCTGTTAACTGTGGGATCAATTCTGTCTTTCGTTGGAGAATACCTTGATCCAGGGCAGGGAAACCTGTATATAGGAATTGCTCTTGCAGGCGTTGTAATCATCAATGGGACCTTTACATTCATACAGGAGTACCAGGCTGAAAAAACCATGGAAAGTTTTCGTCAGCTTCTTCCTCCCCATGCCAGGGTACTGAGAGAAGGAAAGGTAAAAGATATTCTGGCATCGGAGCTTGTTGTAGGAGACGTCATCCTTCTTGAGGAAGGAGATAAGGTTCCTGCCGATGGGCGTTTGGTTGAAATTAATACCCTGAAAGTGGACAACTCGGCTATTACTGGCGAATCTGAGCCCCAGCTTCGGTCACTTGAATGCACTCACCCAAATATGCTGGAGTGCAGGAACATGGTTTTTTCAGGGACTCTGATACAGAGTGGGAATGGAAAAGCTGTTACCTTCGCCACTGGACAAAATACTCAGATCGGAAGCCTTGCAACACTCACACAACAAACTTCAGGCGTGGATACTCCCATTCGAAGAGAAATAAATTACTTCATAAAAGTCATATCTACAATTGCGATTTCCCTGGGAATAGTCTTCTTTATACTTGCTTTTCTTCTTCAAGATGTTTTTCTTGCAAGTTTGATCTTTGCGATTGGAATTATTGTTGCCAATGTGCCTGAAGGGCTTTTGCCTACAGTTACTCTTGCCCTTAGCCTTGCTTCCAAGCGAATGGCCTCTCGGAATGCCCTTATAAAACAGCTTGAGTCCGTAGAAACTCTTGGCTCGACAACGGTTATCTGTACGGATAAAACCGGTACCCTTACTCAGAATAAGATGGCAGTAAACTCTATCATGATCGGTTTTGAATGTCTTGTTATCGAAAACCCTGCCAGCACTAAAAAAACAACCACAGAGCAGGATATCATCGAAAGTACAAACAAAGCAGATATGGAAAAACTTACAGATTCAAGGACAGAAGGATTCTGTGCTCTAAAAAAACCTATCTGGGACCCTGAAAAATTGCCATCTGTTTTCATAAGAGTTGCAGGGCTATGTAATAATGCAAAACTTCGCGAGTCTGCCCCGGGATATACTGGTGATCCTACCGAAGGGGCACTTCTCGTTTTTGCAAATGGCCTGGAAGATATAGGAAAGCTCAAGAATGATTACCCTAGGCTGGAAGAATTTCCTTTTGATTCGCTTACGAAAAGAATGGAAGTTATCTGCCGTACTCCTGAAGGAAAACTTGAAGTTTATCTCAAGGGGGCCCCGGAAGTAGTTGTGAAAATGTGCAGTTCATCCCTAGATTCAAGAGGAATCCGGAAACTGGATGAAACTGAGCAACAAAAACTTCTTGACCGGCACCTGGGCCTTGCAAAAAAAGGAGAACGAATTATAGCCCTTGCGTACAGGCAGATAGAAGATATAAATGAATATACTGGGGATTTTATCTTCTTAGGATTTATAGGAATTGTAGATCCTCCTCGCCCTGAAGCCAGAGAAGCTATTGCAAAGTGCCATACAGCCGGGATCAAGGTTGTCATGATCACAGGTGATCACCCGGTCACGGCAGAATCAATAGCAAAGGACGTGGGGCTTGCAAACTCAGGAAACCTTGAGATCATTACCGGAAATGAGCTGGCAACGTTATCACGCGCAGACCTTGCTTCAAGATTAAAAAATCCGAGCATTGTTTTTGCCCGCACTTCTCCTGTACAAAAACTAAAAATCGTACAGCTCTTTCAGGCCGAAGGGGAAATAGTGACCATGACAGGAGATGGGGTCAATGATGCTCCTGCAATCAAGAATGCAGATATGGGCGTTGCTATGGGCAGTGGCACGGATGTGGCGCGCGAAGCTGCGGATATGGTACTTCTTGATGACAATTTCGCTACGATTGTGAATGCTGTAGAAGAGGGCAGGACGGTTTTCGATAATATTAAAAAATTCATCGCATACATTCTTGCCAGCAATATTCCTGAGATCCTGCCTTTCATAGCCTTCGTCCTCTTTGCCCTGCCCCTTCCCATGCCTGTACAGCTTATTCTGGCAATCGACCTGGGCACGGATATGCTGCCTGCGATTGCCCTGGGAAAAGAAAAAGGTGAAGGAGATATTATGAAAAGACCTCCCAGAGCGAGAGAAGAAAAGCTTTTGACTCCTCCACTACTTTTCACAGCTTATGCAGTAAAGGGTCCTGTAGAAGCTATCGCAGGCTTTTTCTGCTATTTTGCTGTCCTTTTTGAGGGGGGTTGGAGTTTTGGCGAGCAGCTTGCAAACAACAATCCCCTTTACATGCAGTCAATAACCGCTTTCTTTTCAGCAGTGATTATATGCCAGATTGCTAATGTTTTTGCTTCCCGAACTCGTTATCAGTCAGTCTTCTCAATGGGTTTATTTAGTAATCGTACTGTTCTGGTAGGAATTGCAAGTGAACTCCTAATTCTGGCATTTATTATCTGGAATCCATCGGCAAATCTTATTTTCAATACGTCTCCCCTTGACCTCAGATATTTGCTAATTGCAGTTCCCTTTGCGATTTTATTGCTTGGAATCGATGAGTTAAGAAAATATCTGTTGAGAAGGAATGTAAGCTGGGTAACCAGATACCTTAAGTGGTAAATCAAAGTTACAAAAAGCGGGATTTACAATGAAAATTATAATGTTGGTCAGGATAGCAAACAGAAGTAAGTCCTGGGGTCAGGGTAGCAAACAGAAGTAAGTCCTGGGGTCAGGGTAGCAAACAGAAATGATTCCTGGTTTTTTCTTCATATTACAGAGATATATTATTTCATTTTTAATATATATTATAAACTATAAAATACTTGAGCTCCATGATTTGTATCTTTTTGTTAATAATAAAGCACTAAAATTAGTATTATTTTGTACATAATTGATTTTTTAAACCTTTTTTTCTATAAAAAACTCTAATGTTTACTTATAATTGACATAGTGAATGTTATTGTCCTTTAATTTTGATTTAAGAAATCTAATTTTTTATGACATATTGTAGAAAACTTTTATATAGATTCCAATTTAATTTCATCTGTCAGTATTATTACATTATGATGTTCCCTGCAGACCCAGCCCAGATCTTACCTCTGTTTAATTAACCCGAAGCCCCAGAAACGAGCTTAAAATATGAACGTTAGTCGAAAGATTCTTGCTATTATCTATATCATCTTTGCTCTTCTCATTTCAGTTGTTATTTTTGCGTCCCAGAGCATTCTCGGTTCCACTTTTTCCGATTTGCAAGAAAAAGAGGTAACTGACAACGTAGAAAAGGTAGAGAGCATGATTGAACTTCAGATACTACAGCTTGAGAAGATTAATTCTGTTCTCTCTTCAAGAGACGATGTCAGGAACTTAATGCTTAATCAGGATTTTCAAAATCTCAGCAGTGGAACTTCACTCGATGACATCTTTTCCATCAGTGGATGTGATTTTATTTTTCTAGTAAATAATTCAGGATATATTGTGTATTCTGATATTTCGGATCCTGAGCCCTCTACTAATGCTTCCGCTCTTAATGCTTCCATTCTTAATGTTTCCATTCTTAATGTTTCCACTCTTAATGCTTCCCCTCTTCCCAAAGTCCGTCAGAGAATTAATGATGGCAGTTTCCTCTGTAAGGGAGCTGAGACTTCTTTAAAAGGACTGTTCATGCTGAAAAATGATCCTGCAATAATCTCCAGCCAGCCTGTGTCCGCTGCACCAGAGAGTAAAGAAATCTCAGGTACAATCATTCTTGGCAAATATCTTGATTCGAGCTTTATCGAATCCGTTCAGGAAAGTACAGGAAGTACATTTACACTTTACAGTTTTAACAATGCATCCTCGGATCTTCTGCAGGCTTTTTTTGAGAACCCTGGTCCAAATTTCACATATACGGTAACTGGAGAACACACTACTTGTTATTCCGTGC contains these protein-coding regions:
- the mtaA gene encoding methylcobamide:CoM methyltransferase MtaA codes for the protein MSEFTLKTRLLAALEGKPVDKVPVCSVTQTGIVELMDKVGAAWPEAHTNPELMAKLAIANYELSGLEAVRLPYCLTVLGEAMGCEINMGTKNRQPSVTASPYPKNLDGAVVPADLLQRNRIPAVLEAIKIVREKVGPDVPIIGGMEGPVTLASDLISVKSFMKWSIKKTDLFEQALDISAEAAIAYANAMVEAGADVIAIADPVASPDLMSPETFKQFLQSRLQKFSAGVNSVTVLHICGKVNAILSDMADCGFEGLSVEEKIGTAAEGKKIIGDRARLVGNISSPFTLLPGPIDKIKAEAKVALEGGIDVLAPGCGIAPMTPLENVKALVAARDEYYA
- a CDS encoding cation-transporting P-type ATPase — encoded protein: MGKNLTGGNSKICSPQGNEHSIPLLEFLQKLNVDENGLSEQEATSRLKECGDNVLEETGKESIINKYLRQFRNLFSILLTVGSILSFVGEYLDPGQGNLYIGIALAGVVIINGTFTFIQEYQAEKTMESFRQLLPPHARVLREGKVKDILASELVVGDVILLEEGDKVPADGRLVEINTLKVDNSAITGESEPQLRSLECTHPNMLECRNMVFSGTLIQSGNGKAVTFATGQNTQIGSLATLTQQTSGVDTPIRREINYFIKVISTIAISLGIVFFILAFLLQDVFLASLIFAIGIIVANVPEGLLPTVTLALSLASKRMASRNALIKQLESVETLGSTTVICTDKTGTLTQNKMAVNSIMIGFECLVIENPASTKKTTTEQDIIESTNKADMEKLTDSRTEGFCALKKPIWDPEKLPSVFIRVAGLCNNAKLRESAPGYTGDPTEGALLVFANGLEDIGKLKNDYPRLEEFPFDSLTKRMEVICRTPEGKLEVYLKGAPEVVVKMCSSSLDSRGIRKLDETEQQKLLDRHLGLAKKGERIIALAYRQIEDINEYTGDFIFLGFIGIVDPPRPEAREAIAKCHTAGIKVVMITGDHPVTAESIAKDVGLANSGNLEIITGNELATLSRADLASRLKNPSIVFARTSPVQKLKIVQLFQAEGEIVTMTGDGVNDAPAIKNADMGVAMGSGTDVAREAADMVLLDDNFATIVNAVEEGRTVFDNIKKFIAYILASNIPEILPFIAFVLFALPLPMPVQLILAIDLGTDMLPAIALGKEKGEGDIMKRPPRAREEKLLTPPLLFTAYAVKGPVEAIAGFFCYFAVLFEGGWSFGEQLANNNPLYMQSITAFFSAVIICQIANVFASRTRYQSVFSMGLFSNRTVLVGIASELLILAFIIWNPSANLIFNTSPLDLRYLLIAVPFAILLLGIDELRKYLLRRNVSWVTRYLKW